One Leucobacter muris DNA segment encodes these proteins:
- a CDS encoding CDP-alcohol phosphatidyltransferase family protein, which yields MLERSPLRYRESVATLRSAQKSGAGVPAYMRWVNRWLGRRIAAAAAVIGLTPNGVTAVSALCSLAGLVLLVVAEPGLGVGVAVALLLALGFACDSADGQLARLTGAGGPAGEWVDHVVDAIRTPLTHVAVAVAIAAHRPELIWLAGVALAYAVVSAGQFMSQILAEQLVRQRGGEAPEP from the coding sequence ATGCTCGAACGCAGCCCGCTGAGGTACCGCGAGAGCGTCGCGACCCTGCGGAGCGCGCAGAAGAGCGGCGCCGGGGTGCCCGCCTACATGCGCTGGGTGAACCGCTGGCTCGGGCGCCGGATCGCGGCCGCCGCCGCGGTGATCGGCCTCACCCCCAACGGGGTGACGGCGGTCAGCGCGCTCTGCTCGCTGGCGGGGCTCGTGCTGCTCGTCGTCGCCGAGCCCGGCCTCGGGGTCGGCGTCGCGGTGGCGCTGCTGCTGGCGCTCGGCTTCGCCTGCGACTCGGCGGACGGGCAGCTCGCCCGACTGACGGGTGCGGGCGGACCGGCCGGGGAGTGGGTGGATCACGTCGTCGATGCGATCCGCACGCCGCTCACCCACGTCGCGGTGGCGGTCGCCATCGCGGCGCACCGGCCCGAACTGATCTGGCTGGCCGGCGTCGCCCTCGCCTACGCGGTGGTCTCGGCCGGACAGTTCATGAGTCAGATCCTCGCCGAGCAGCTGGTGCGCCAGCGCGGCGGCGAGGCCCCCGAGCCGTAG
- a CDS encoding fibrinogen-like YCDxxxxGGGW domain-containing protein, translated as MFDNRTPLTGSAPGQRLLRHSAHGRGAPPVNPAVPRPGWRTGRLTAALALAGALAASLLAAPTAAAAADPTPPVIDGLSEATAAASCWEIKQTTPSAPSGVYWLATPAMGGAQQFYCDQERAGGGWVLVGRGRDGWGVANAGSGTPEQVRSAVTGTEAFLPRQLSSELIGQLANNTPIKNLPDGIRLVRATNQQGTSWQELTFTFASPRADWTWQFNNKQRVASYKIGSTTRTGGETSNFGSDNSYNRVRTVTGSNEGWKMGFGFGSQIRGNPAATSYLWSKDTSTGYARPFTQVFIRPQLKSSDIYQAIPDTGTPAVTTTSVADSFALPQPWSVAGIGNGPSSIEGNNEVAAFTEDNGKVYVGGNFTTVQKTAAGGSAQQQSYLAAFNRDTGEWDPAFRPTFNNAIRALATLPGNRIAVGGFFTEVNGEPRDGLAVLNGTTGQLDPQFTGRLINHLSGGFPLVRALDVQDGWLYVGGSFTHGTGGSTTQERYMRAGGRLSVTDGTPDLWNPEFNGTVMAVDASPRGDRAYFAGHFNKSRGRDSDKAAAISATSTDLFTWNVLFSNRSGGRTGYQQAVKEVGDRVWLGGAEHSLFSYSRDDFSLLSTTIGNAGGDFQAIAEYNGVVYGGCHCFETQYEGETRWPEIGTGWTSANAVWGTGAWSASTGERIPQFNGTFSTYRGAGSWALMVDSNGTLWQGGDWSYSTRAGYVRQWTSGFTRHGQRDVTPPETPTALTATGDVTAVSLSWQAAADNTGVTGYEVMRDDRVVATVTGTSAELPPSASGAKYFVRAVDAAGNKSASTAAVLAQEPPETPDTVNYINSGDEWAYLFNAAGPSAGWTGISADTTGWSTGLAPFGWGHAGIATPLSAPAPMPYASFYRKAFEVEDATRVESMEITTRADDGIVVYVNGTEVGRQNVSANPAGVNNYATSSPNAATALANPVTITVPGELLVAGANVVSVSMHSGYRTTPSHSFDLQAIGTLSTEPVRNETVSYVAPASEWAYLYSAAGPSGDWVSAGADTTGWSTGLAPFGWGHAGIATPLSSPAPMPYASFYRKAFEVADATRVESMQVTTRADDGIVVYVNGTEVGRQNVTANPAGVNNYATSSPNAATALANPVTITVPGELLVTGTNVIAVSVHSGYRTTPSHSFELQAIGTVSPTPLRAAVAPPAPLEVPAEAPVEAPAEVAPDATQGGEPAPVAPQAETPTTPTPRVPQSPEETEDPAASSPAVPPVAGGPSPEGWGRFLIAPAPAVPEEE; from the coding sequence ATGTTCGACAACCGCACACCGCTGACAGGCTCAGCCCCGGGGCAGCGCCTGCTCCGCCACTCCGCGCACGGCCGCGGAGCCCCGCCGGTGAATCCGGCGGTTCCCCGGCCGGGCTGGAGGACGGGAAGGCTCACCGCAGCCCTCGCACTGGCCGGCGCGCTCGCCGCGAGCCTGCTCGCGGCCCCGACCGCCGCAGCAGCGGCCGACCCCACTCCGCCCGTCATCGACGGGCTGAGCGAGGCGACCGCCGCCGCGTCCTGCTGGGAGATCAAGCAGACCACACCCTCGGCTCCGAGCGGCGTCTACTGGCTCGCGACACCGGCCATGGGCGGAGCGCAGCAGTTCTACTGCGACCAGGAGCGGGCCGGCGGCGGCTGGGTGCTCGTCGGTCGCGGCAGGGACGGCTGGGGTGTGGCGAACGCCGGATCCGGCACCCCGGAGCAGGTGCGCAGCGCCGTCACCGGCACCGAGGCGTTCCTCCCCCGGCAGCTCTCGTCCGAGCTCATCGGACAGCTCGCGAACAACACCCCCATCAAGAACCTGCCCGACGGCATCCGCCTCGTGCGCGCCACCAACCAGCAGGGCACCTCGTGGCAGGAGCTCACCTTCACCTTCGCGAGCCCCCGCGCCGACTGGACCTGGCAGTTCAACAACAAGCAGCGCGTCGCCAGCTACAAGATCGGCAGCACGACCCGCACCGGCGGCGAGACGAGCAACTTCGGCAGTGACAACTCGTACAACCGGGTGCGCACCGTCACCGGCAGCAACGAGGGATGGAAGATGGGCTTCGGCTTCGGGTCCCAGATCCGCGGCAACCCGGCCGCCACGAGCTACCTCTGGTCGAAGGACACCTCCACCGGCTACGCGCGGCCCTTCACCCAGGTCTTCATCAGGCCCCAGCTCAAGAGCAGCGACATCTACCAGGCGATCCCCGACACCGGCACCCCCGCCGTCACCACCACGTCGGTCGCCGACAGCTTCGCGCTGCCGCAGCCGTGGAGCGTCGCCGGGATCGGCAACGGTCCCAGTTCGATCGAGGGCAACAACGAGGTGGCCGCCTTCACCGAGGACAACGGCAAGGTCTACGTCGGGGGCAACTTCACCACCGTGCAGAAGACCGCGGCCGGAGGCAGCGCCCAGCAGCAGTCCTACCTCGCCGCGTTCAACCGCGACACGGGCGAGTGGGATCCCGCGTTCAGGCCGACGTTCAACAACGCGATCCGGGCCCTCGCGACCCTGCCGGGCAACCGCATCGCCGTCGGCGGCTTCTTCACCGAGGTGAACGGCGAGCCCCGCGACGGCCTCGCGGTGCTCAACGGCACCACGGGCCAGCTCGACCCTCAGTTCACCGGGCGGCTCATCAACCACCTGAGCGGGGGCTTCCCGCTCGTGCGCGCCCTCGACGTGCAGGACGGCTGGCTGTACGTCGGCGGATCCTTCACCCACGGCACCGGCGGCTCCACCACCCAGGAGCGCTATATGCGGGCCGGCGGGCGCCTCTCGGTGACCGACGGCACCCCCGACCTCTGGAACCCCGAGTTCAACGGCACCGTGATGGCAGTCGACGCCTCCCCGAGGGGCGACCGCGCCTACTTCGCCGGCCACTTCAACAAGTCGCGCGGACGCGACTCCGACAAGGCCGCCGCGATCTCGGCCACGAGCACCGACCTCTTCACCTGGAACGTGCTCTTCTCGAACCGCAGCGGCGGCCGCACCGGCTACCAGCAGGCGGTCAAAGAGGTGGGCGACCGGGTGTGGCTCGGTGGCGCCGAGCACTCGCTCTTCAGCTACTCGCGCGACGACTTCTCGCTGCTGAGCACCACGATCGGCAACGCGGGCGGCGACTTCCAGGCCATCGCCGAGTACAACGGCGTCGTCTACGGCGGCTGCCACTGCTTCGAGACGCAGTACGAGGGCGAGACCCGGTGGCCCGAGATCGGCACCGGCTGGACCTCGGCCAACGCGGTCTGGGGCACGGGCGCGTGGAGCGCGAGCACGGGCGAGCGGATCCCCCAGTTCAACGGAACGTTCAGCACCTATCGCGGCGCCGGTTCCTGGGCGCTCATGGTCGACTCGAACGGCACCCTCTGGCAGGGCGGCGACTGGTCGTACTCGACGCGGGCCGGCTACGTGCGGCAGTGGACGAGCGGCTTCACGCGGCACGGTCAGCGAGACGTCACGCCGCCCGAGACACCCACGGCGCTCACCGCGACCGGCGACGTCACCGCGGTCTCCCTCAGCTGGCAGGCGGCGGCCGACAACACCGGCGTCACCGGCTACGAGGTGATGCGCGACGACCGGGTCGTCGCGACGGTCACCGGCACGAGCGCCGAGCTGCCGCCGTCGGCGTCGGGGGCGAAGTACTTCGTGCGAGCCGTCGACGCGGCGGGCAACAAGTCGGCCTCGACCGCGGCCGTGCTGGCGCAGGAGCCCCCCGAGACGCCGGACACCGTCAACTACATCAACTCCGGCGACGAGTGGGCCTACCTCTTCAACGCGGCGGGCCCGAGCGCGGGCTGGACGGGCATCTCGGCCGACACGACGGGCTGGTCGACGGGGCTCGCCCCGTTCGGCTGGGGGCACGCCGGCATCGCGACGCCGCTGTCGGCGCCGGCTCCGATGCCCTACGCCTCCTTCTACCGCAAGGCCTTCGAAGTCGAGGACGCGACGCGGGTCGAGTCGATGGAGATCACCACGCGCGCCGACGACGGCATCGTGGTCTACGTGAACGGCACCGAAGTGGGGCGGCAGAACGTCTCGGCGAACCCTGCGGGCGTGAACAACTACGCGACGAGCTCGCCGAACGCCGCGACCGCGCTGGCGAACCCGGTGACGATCACCGTTCCGGGCGAGCTGCTGGTCGCGGGCGCCAACGTGGTCTCGGTGTCGATGCACTCGGGCTACCGCACGACGCCGAGCCACAGCTTCGACCTGCAGGCGATCGGCACGCTGAGCACCGAGCCGGTGCGCAACGAGACGGTCTCGTACGTGGCGCCCGCCTCCGAGTGGGCGTACCTGTACAGCGCGGCCGGGCCGAGCGGCGACTGGGTGAGCGCCGGAGCCGACACGACGGGCTGGTCGACGGGACTCGCCCCGTTCGGCTGGGGGCACGCCGGCATCGCGACGCCGCTGTCGTCGCCGGCTCCGATGCCCTACGCCTCCTTCTACCGCAAGGCCTTCGAGGTGGCCGACGCGACCAGGGTGGAGTCCATGCAGGTCACCACCCGGGCCGACGACGGCATCGTGGTCTACGTGAACGGCACCGAAGTGGGGCGGCAGAACGTCACCGCGAACCCGGCCGGTGTGAACAACTACGCGACGAGCTCGCCGAACGCGGCGACCGCGCTGGCGAACCCGGTGACGATCACCGTTCCGGGCGAGCTGCTGGTCACCGGCACCAACGTGATCGCCGTGTCCGTGCACTCGGGCTACCGCACGACGCCGAGTCACAGTTTCGAGCTGCAGGCCATCGGCACCGTGAGCCCGACCCCGCTGCGGGCGGCCGTCGCGCCGCCCGCGCCGCTCGAGGTCCCGGCCGAGGCCCCGGTCGAGGCGCCCGCCGAGGTCGCGCCCGACGCGACGCAGGGCGGCGAACCCGCCCCCGTCGCGCCCCAGGCCGAAACCCCGACCACCCCGACCCCTCGGGTCCCCCAATCACCCGAGGAGACAGAGGATCCCGCCGCATCTTCCCCAGCCGTACCCCCGGTTGCCGGCGGACCCTCGCCCGAGGGCTGGGGGCGATTCCTGATCGCCCCCGCCCCCGCGGTTCCCGAAGAGGAGTGA
- a CDS encoding lipopolysaccharide biosynthesis protein → MTAVAAPLREERTLGRRSMLSFAGSATSALLGFLLVVVLARFLGDADSGIVLQAIAVLMIALGFARFGMDSTAVWLLPRLADDQPQQVRATSWFLIAVSGVAGTVCAAAVWIGAALAAEANPSDPLPAAIRISAVLLPFAAMLLTSLAVSRALGRIAEYVLIGSVGLPAARLLAVLAAMLLGLTLSGVVLAWALPAAAALAIALAVVARQMRGLGYGRGARFFGTALPARTLGFAGPRVISAALEQMLLWISVLVVGAVAGPAAAGVYGAASRFVAAGMIVDSAIRVVFAPIFSRMQHRGAEHDVRELHRTATSWLVLFSAPVFILLAVFAPVALAVLGPDFVSGASTLAVMCLGALVAFLAGNVQTILLTAGRSGLAAINKAVVVAINVALIPPFVAAWGIVGAAWAWTIACVVDALLAWCEIRFVLRLRIAPAAGLFAFVVCLGSVGAPALLARLLLGPGFVGLVVAAGVGLALFAACGRLARARLRLPGGPRAPE, encoded by the coding sequence ATGACCGCCGTCGCGGCCCCCCTGCGCGAGGAGCGGACCCTGGGCCGCCGCAGCATGCTCAGCTTCGCGGGCTCGGCGACGAGCGCCCTGCTCGGCTTCCTGCTGGTCGTGGTGCTCGCCCGCTTCCTCGGCGACGCCGACTCCGGGATCGTGCTGCAGGCCATCGCGGTCCTCATGATCGCGCTCGGCTTCGCGCGCTTCGGCATGGACTCGACCGCGGTGTGGCTGCTGCCGCGCCTCGCCGACGACCAGCCGCAGCAGGTGCGCGCCACCTCCTGGTTCCTCATCGCGGTCTCGGGAGTCGCGGGCACGGTCTGCGCCGCGGCGGTGTGGATCGGCGCCGCGCTCGCCGCCGAGGCGAACCCCTCGGACCCGCTGCCCGCCGCGATCCGGATCAGCGCCGTCCTCCTGCCCTTCGCGGCGATGCTGCTGACGTCGCTCGCCGTGAGCCGAGCGCTGGGACGCATCGCCGAGTACGTGCTGATCGGCAGCGTCGGGCTGCCCGCCGCCCGGCTGCTGGCGGTGCTCGCGGCGATGCTGCTCGGCCTCACGCTGAGCGGCGTCGTGCTGGCGTGGGCGCTGCCCGCGGCGGCCGCGCTCGCCATCGCACTCGCGGTCGTGGCGCGCCAGATGCGCGGCCTCGGCTACGGGCGGGGCGCGCGCTTCTTCGGCACCGCGCTGCCGGCCCGCACCCTCGGCTTCGCCGGCCCGCGCGTGATCTCGGCCGCGCTCGAGCAGATGCTGCTCTGGATCTCCGTGCTCGTCGTGGGCGCCGTCGCCGGTCCGGCCGCCGCCGGCGTCTACGGCGCCGCGAGCCGCTTCGTCGCCGCCGGCATGATCGTCGACTCGGCGATCCGCGTGGTCTTCGCCCCGATCTTCAGCCGCATGCAGCACCGCGGAGCCGAGCACGACGTGCGCGAGCTGCACCGCACCGCCACGAGCTGGCTCGTGCTCTTCAGCGCCCCCGTCTTCATACTGCTCGCCGTCTTCGCCCCCGTCGCCCTCGCGGTGCTCGGCCCCGACTTCGTCTCGGGCGCCTCGACGCTCGCCGTGATGTGCCTCGGCGCGCTGGTCGCCTTCCTGGCGGGCAACGTGCAGACGATCCTGCTCACCGCAGGACGCAGCGGCCTCGCCGCCATCAACAAGGCCGTGGTCGTCGCCATCAACGTGGCGCTGATCCCGCCGTTCGTCGCGGCCTGGGGCATCGTCGGAGCCGCGTGGGCCTGGACCATCGCGTGCGTCGTCGACGCGCTGCTCGCCTGGTGCGAGATCCGGTTCGTGCTGCGGCTGCGCATCGCCCCCGCCGCGGGGCTCTTCGCCTTCGTCGTCTGCCTGGGCAGCGTCGGCGCCCCCGCCCTGCTCGCCAGGCTGCTGCTCGGACCGGGCTTCGTCGGCCTCGTCGTCGCAGCGGGCGTCGGTCTCGCGCTCTTCGCCGCCTGCGGCCGCCTCGCCCGAGCCCGGCTCAGACTGCCGGGGGGCCCCAGAGCTCCGGAGTGA
- a CDS encoding WecB/TagA/CpsF family glycosyltransferase produces the protein MSHLNVHPHGSASVEVAGVAVDSFTERSFAETVIEWAGKPGVDVAVGVNAHVCNLARKDAQLRGFLQRHTTYADGQSIVWGARLLGRRLPERLATTDVAEPVLRAAADAGIPVYFLGAAEGVAEAAAERLRARIPGARIRTHHGYFGEHDVPRIAADIADHGTGILFVGMGDPVQERWVQEHEELLPPAVLTCGGLFDWLSGSNRRAPRWMIRAGLEWFWRLGLEPRRLAKRYLLGNVQFIAALARQRLTASIA, from the coding sequence ATGTCGCACCTCAACGTGCACCCGCACGGCAGCGCCTCGGTCGAGGTGGCGGGCGTGGCGGTCGACTCGTTCACGGAGCGCTCGTTCGCCGAGACCGTCATCGAGTGGGCCGGCAAGCCGGGCGTCGATGTCGCCGTGGGCGTGAACGCCCACGTCTGCAACCTGGCCCGCAAGGACGCGCAACTGCGCGGCTTCCTGCAGCGGCACACCACGTACGCCGACGGGCAGTCGATCGTGTGGGGGGCGCGTCTGCTCGGCCGTCGCCTGCCCGAGCGCCTCGCGACCACCGACGTCGCGGAGCCCGTGCTGCGGGCCGCCGCCGACGCCGGCATCCCCGTCTACTTCCTCGGCGCGGCCGAAGGGGTGGCTGAGGCGGCGGCCGAACGGTTGCGCGCCCGCATCCCGGGCGCGCGGATCCGCACCCACCACGGCTACTTCGGCGAGCACGACGTGCCGCGCATCGCGGCCGACATCGCCGACCACGGCACGGGCATCCTCTTCGTCGGCATGGGCGACCCGGTGCAGGAGCGCTGGGTGCAGGAGCACGAGGAGCTGCTGCCGCCGGCCGTGCTCACCTGCGGCGGGCTGTTCGACTGGCTGAGCGGCTCGAACCGCCGCGCGCCTCGGTGGATGATCCGCGCCGGGCTCGAGTGGTTCTGGCGGCTGGGCCTCGAACCGAGGCGTCTGGCCAAGCGCTACCTGCTCGGCAACGTGCAGTTCATCGCCGCACTCGCGCGGCAGCGCCTGACTGCGAGCATCGCATGA
- a CDS encoding sugar transferase, translated as MLVESGLDTFTGAVALSPRRTPTLERRRRWERNFRWCLRTSDTLVILASVGASLLLQSLLVGTSRSTPIVAVALVTLWILALTGMRSRDLGCLGAGALEYRRVAHGTGLAFGAVAIAALIADWSGDRVLIFAALPIGLVALLVSRWEWRRWLREQRRIGHYASRTLVVGERADVEYVIRTLQADRGSGYQVVAATLFGADRGPLVVGGRRYQVRGSADQVAAVASQAGADTIIVASQPENAPSFVRELSWRLEGTAANLVLSNRVTDVVGPRISFRPVEGLPMLQIKIPSYEGGHHLLKRGLDVSVAALALAAIALITPVLALLIKLDSPGSVFFSQQRVGRDGRVFTMFKFRTMAVDAEQRLSELRERNEGSGPLFKMKQDPRVTRVGRVLRKLSLDELPQFWNVLRGDMSVVGPRPPLPAEVTAYDGTVVRRLYVKPGITGLWQVSGRSDLSWDESVRLDLSYVENWSLMNDLQIMWRTARVMVHREGAY; from the coding sequence ATGCTGGTGGAGAGCGGGCTGGATACGTTCACGGGAGCGGTGGCGCTGTCGCCGCGGCGCACGCCCACGCTGGAGCGCAGGCGGCGCTGGGAGCGGAACTTCCGGTGGTGCCTGCGCACGTCCGACACGCTGGTGATCCTCGCCTCGGTGGGGGCCTCGCTGCTGCTGCAGTCGCTGCTCGTGGGCACGAGCCGCTCGACCCCGATCGTGGCGGTCGCGCTCGTGACGCTCTGGATCCTCGCCCTCACCGGCATGCGCAGCCGCGACCTCGGCTGCCTCGGAGCGGGCGCGCTCGAGTACCGCCGGGTGGCGCACGGCACCGGCCTCGCCTTCGGCGCGGTCGCCATCGCCGCGCTCATCGCCGACTGGAGCGGCGACCGGGTGCTCATCTTCGCCGCGCTGCCGATCGGGCTCGTCGCGCTGCTCGTCTCGCGCTGGGAGTGGCGGCGCTGGCTGCGCGAGCAGCGCCGCATCGGCCACTACGCCTCGCGCACCCTCGTCGTGGGGGAGCGGGCCGACGTCGAGTACGTGATCCGCACGCTGCAGGCGGATCGCGGCAGCGGCTACCAGGTGGTCGCGGCCACGCTCTTCGGCGCCGACCGGGGCCCGCTCGTCGTGGGCGGCCGGCGCTACCAGGTGCGCGGCAGCGCCGACCAGGTGGCCGCGGTCGCCTCGCAGGCGGGGGCCGACACGATCATCGTCGCCAGTCAGCCGGAGAACGCGCCCTCCTTCGTGCGCGAGCTCAGCTGGCGGCTCGAGGGCACGGCGGCGAACCTCGTGCTCTCGAACCGGGTCACCGACGTGGTCGGCCCGCGCATCTCGTTCCGCCCGGTCGAGGGGCTGCCGATGCTGCAGATCAAGATCCCCTCCTACGAGGGCGGGCACCACCTGCTGAAGCGAGGCCTAGACGTGAGCGTCGCCGCGCTCGCGCTCGCCGCGATCGCGCTCATCACCCCCGTGCTGGCGCTGCTGATCAAGCTCGACTCGCCCGGCTCCGTGTTCTTCTCCCAGCAGCGGGTGGGGCGCGACGGGCGCGTGTTCACCATGTTCAAGTTCCGCACCATGGCGGTCGACGCCGAGCAGCGCCTCTCGGAGCTGCGGGAGCGGAACGAGGGATCCGGCCCGCTCTTCAAGATGAAGCAGGATCCGCGCGTCACCCGCGTGGGGCGGGTGCTGCGCAAGCTCTCGCTCGATGAGCTGCCCCAGTTCTGGAACGTGCTGCGCGGCGACATGAGCGTGGTCGGCCCGCGGCCGCCGCTGCCCGCCGAGGTCACCGCCTACGACGGCACCGTCGTGCGCCGGCTCTATGTGAAGCCGGGCATCACGGGCCTCTGGCAGGTGAGCGGTCGCAGCGACCTCTCGTGGGACGAGAGCGTGCGGCTCGACCTCAGCTACGTCGAGAACTGGTCGCTGATGAACGACCTGCAGATCATGTGGCGCACCGCGCGCGTCATGGTGCACCGCGAAGGAGCGTACTGA
- a CDS encoding response regulator transcription factor, whose protein sequence is MPLPLTEELSSREREIALFASLGYSSRWIAEQFHLSVRTVDTHLRHVFTKLRVSGRDELRQWFRREHVSR, encoded by the coding sequence ATGCCGCTGCCCCTCACCGAGGAGCTGTCGTCGCGGGAGCGGGAGATCGCGCTCTTCGCCTCGCTGGGCTACTCGAGCCGATGGATCGCCGAGCAGTTCCACCTCTCGGTGCGCACGGTCGACACGCACCTGCGGCACGTGTTCACGAAGCTGCGGGTGAGCGGTCGCGACGAACTGCGGCAGTGGTTCCGACGCGAGCACGTCTCCCGGTAG